The Candidatus Mycolicibacterium alkanivorans genome contains a region encoding:
- the dprA gene encoding DNA-processing protein DprA, whose translation MTREDTLKAWAYLSRVAEPPCAELAELLRCVGAVEAAERIRRGEVGPTLAEHTAARREIESATADLELLHRRGGRLVTPEDDEWPVLAFTAFDGAALRARRRGGPPLVLWVIGPARLDEVADRAAAVVGTRAATAYGQRIAADFSAGLAEHEVTVVSGGAYGIDGAAHRAALAADGQTVAVLAGGIDVLYPAGHSALLHRIGGSGLLVSEYPPGVRPARHRFLARNRLLAALSSATVVVEAGLRSGAANTAAWARALGRVVCAVPGPVTSMASAGCHVLLRNGAELVTRADEIVEIIGRAGEFAKEPPHPSSPLDGLSDIERQVYEALPARGARSPDEIAVSSGLPPADVLGPLAMLEIAGLAQRQDGRWRLVRRGRSSRDGPEATQSR comes from the coding sequence GTGACTCGTGAGGACACGTTGAAGGCGTGGGCCTACCTGTCCCGGGTGGCCGAGCCGCCCTGCGCCGAGCTGGCCGAACTGCTCCGCTGCGTCGGCGCGGTGGAGGCTGCCGAGCGTATCCGACGCGGTGAGGTCGGCCCGACGCTGGCCGAGCACACCGCGGCTCGTCGTGAGATCGAGAGCGCCACAGCAGATCTGGAGTTGCTTCACCGGCGCGGCGGCCGGCTGGTCACCCCGGAGGACGACGAATGGCCGGTGCTGGCATTCACGGCGTTCGACGGAGCCGCGCTCCGCGCCCGCCGCCGCGGAGGGCCTCCGCTCGTGTTGTGGGTGATCGGGCCGGCCCGGCTGGACGAGGTGGCCGATCGCGCCGCCGCAGTCGTCGGCACCCGGGCCGCCACCGCCTACGGCCAGCGCATCGCCGCCGACTTCTCGGCCGGCCTGGCCGAACACGAGGTCACCGTGGTCTCCGGCGGCGCCTACGGAATCGACGGAGCGGCGCATCGAGCCGCACTGGCAGCCGACGGGCAGACCGTCGCGGTACTGGCCGGAGGTATTGACGTCCTGTACCCGGCTGGGCATTCGGCCCTGCTGCACCGCATCGGCGGTTCCGGTCTGCTGGTGAGCGAGTATCCGCCCGGTGTGCGGCCGGCCCGGCACCGCTTCCTGGCCCGCAACCGGCTGCTCGCCGCCCTGTCGTCGGCCACCGTCGTCGTGGAGGCAGGCCTTCGCAGCGGTGCGGCCAACACCGCGGCCTGGGCGCGCGCGCTTGGCCGGGTGGTCTGTGCCGTTCCCGGCCCGGTGACCTCAATGGCCTCGGCCGGATGCCACGTGTTGCTGCGCAACGGCGCTGAACTCGTCACGCGTGCCGATGAAATCGTCGAAATCATCGGTCGGGCAGGCGAATTCGCGAAGGAGCCACCCCACCCCAGCAGTCCGCTGGACGGGCTCAGCGACATCGAGCGGCAGGTCTACGAGGCGCTGCCGGCCCGTGGTGCGCGATCTCCGGACGAGATCGCGGTCAGTTCAGGCCTGCCACCCGCCGACGTGCTCGGGCCGCTGGCCATGCTGGAGATCGCCGGGCTGGCCCAGCGTCAGGACGGTCGCTGGCGGCTGGTCCGGCGTGGACGTAGCTCCCGCGACGGCCCCGAGGCCACGCAAAGTCGGTGA